From Salvia splendens isolate huo1 chromosome 16, SspV2, whole genome shotgun sequence, a single genomic window includes:
- the LOC121772176 gene encoding squamosa promoter-binding-like protein 6 — translation MECMSCAFEGKALLCSDGTDFGIDGLTSSRNLLQKWDGEDEVDSIGIIKHLSPETTSKPFIADPHCGKPVQEITVNALMEFGMRIPSTANKAKDEKSSPEPSVSAKRAKLTNLQSLVPTCQVFGCNKDLSSSKDYHKRHRVCDLHSKTAVVIVNGIRQRFCQQCSRFHLLAEFDEGKRSCRKRLAGHNERRRKPQFNAHLGSTYYTGDASNSFIFSRILPGGLFGVQCNDRRLKVQDEPRQTSQLALDVKLSQSVLCFHGMGKQYPKNCLNAPSPLPEMNSSSDSGFALSLLSAREHTLSTPMAQNSTTSLGESSSKNFIYSSNGDRVAIGTEIQPEPYDLKPTNPLSHQGANTVSLLELSLHLQRVEQQKYYGQIKMENDIFCDSTIA, via the exons ATGGAGTGTATGAGCTGTGCTTTTGAGGGTAAAGCTCTGCTGTGTAGTGATGGCACAGATTTTGGGATTGATGGTCTCACTAGTAGTAGGAATCTGTTGCAAAAGTGGgatggagaagatgaagtagaCAGCATAGGAATTATAAAGCATCTTTCGCCCGAAACAACGAGCAAGCCCTTTATTGCTGATCCTCATTGTGGCAAACCTGTTCAGGAGATCACAGTAAACGCGTTAATGGAATTTGGCATGAGAATTCCAAGTACTGCAAATAAAGCCAAAGATGAGAAGTCTTCTCCAGAGCCTTCAGTGTCAGCAAAACGAGCAAAGCTAACGAATTTGCAGTCTCTGGTTCCAACTTGTCAAGTTTTTGGTTGCAACAAAGACTTGAGCTCCTCAAAGGATTACCATAAAAGGCATAGAGTGTGTGATCTCCATTCCAAGACTGCTGTGGTTATTGTTAATGGCATCCGGCAAAGATTCTGTCAGCAATGCAGCAG GTTCCATTTGCTAGCTGAGTTTGATGAAGGCAAGCGTAGTTGTCGCAAGCGCCTTGCTGGTCACAATGAGCGGAGACGAAAGCCTCAATTCAACGCTCACTTGG gTTCCACATATTACACAGGAGATGCATCGAACTCCTTCATTTTCTCGAGAATTCTTCCAGGTGGTCTCTTCGGTGTGCAATGCAACGACAGGCGCCTTAAGGTGCAAGATGAGCCAAGACAAACATCTCAATTAGCATTAGATGTAAAACTCAGTCAATCAGTCCTGTGTTTCCATGGCATGGGGAAACAGTATCCTAAGAACTGTCTCAACGCGCCCTCACCACTCCCAGAGATGAATTCGAGCTCAGATTCAGGCTTTGCTCTCTCTCTTCTGTCAGCTCGAGAACACACCTTAAGCACGCCAATGGCTCAGAATTCTACCACATCTCTCGGAGAAAGTTCTTCCAAGAACTTCATTTATAGCTCTAACGGAGACAGAGTCGCCATTGGTACAGAGATTCAACCAGAGCCTTACGACCTAAAGCCAACGAACCCTCTGTCTCATCAAGGGGCAAACACGGTCAGTTTGCTTGAACTGTCTTTGCATCTGCAGAGAGTGGAACAGCAAAAGTATTATGGCCAGATCAAGATGGAAAACGATATCTTCTGCGACTCCACGATTGCATGA
- the LOC121770668 gene encoding protein CRABS CLAW-like, whose protein sequence is MDLAQPASEHVCYVRCTFCNTVLAVGIPCKRLLDTLTVKCGHCSNLSFLSTKPQSQGHCYDHQTSLHYQAFCNEFKKGQSASSSSSTSSEPSSPKAPFVVKPPEKKHRLPSAYNRFMKEEIQRIKAANPEIPHREAFSAAAKNWARYIPNTPQMNASTSTNKA, encoded by the exons ATGGATTTGGCTCAACCTGCCTCCGAGCACGTTTGCTACGTCCGCTGCACCTTCTGCAACACCGTTCTCGCG GTTGGGATCCCATGCAAGAGACTGTTGGACACTCTGACAGTGAAATGTGGGCATTGCAGCAATCTCTCGTTTCTTAGCACAAAACCTCAATCCCAAGGACACTGCTATGATCATCAAACAAGTCTTCATTATCAG GCTTTCTGCAATGAATTCAAGAAGGGGCAGTCTGCATCATCGTCTTCATCCACTTCCAGCGAGCCCTCCTCGCCTAAAGCTCCATTTGTGGTCAAAC CTCCTGAGAAGAAGCATAGGCTTCCATCTGCCTACAACCGGTTCATGAA AGAAGAGATACAGCGCATCAAAGCGGCAAATCCAGAGATACCACATAGAGAGGCTTTCAGTGCAGCTGCAAAAAAT TGGGCTAGGTACATTCCGAACACTCCACAGATGAATGCTTCCACCAGCACTAACAAG GCTTGA
- the LOC121770708 gene encoding protein BIG GRAIN 1-like E, which translates to MILHTQNRHQTKSNSSSSDPSKVRKNSFHWRSDSSELDVFEAARYFSAANDHLQPYINGVNFVRDPNRNHIPRRSLDVTIMRSNPIPPDYHHQITDQKQPIKDQSKKFKQPSSPGGRLASFLNSLFSQSSLKKKKKSSKSSAKDLEEESPGGRRKRRSSISHFRITSTAKNAAAAEIGSGFRTPPPYVITPTKSHKELARFADQHHQVASVPMKGTSLKQSLEKLRVSEKMNLKKMSEEEDGAESDSSSDLFDLPNHELDFFSSSLPVYETTHMESIRIGTPISSAT; encoded by the coding sequence aTGATTCTCCACACACAAAATCGTCACCAAACAAAGTCAAATTCTTCATCATCTGATCCCAGCAAGGTACGCAAAAACTCCTTCCACTGGCGGAGCGACTCCAGCGAGCTCGACGTTTTCGAGGCGGCGCGCTACTTCTCCGCCGCCAACGACCATCTCCAGCCCTACATCAACGGCGTCAACTTCGTCAGAGATCCAAACCGCAACCACATCCCTCGCCGAAGCCTGGACGTCACGATCATGCGATCTAATCCAATTCCTCCTGACTACCATCACCAAATCACCGACCAAAAGCAACCGATCAAAGATCAGAGTAAAAAATTCAAGCAGCCGAGCTCTCCCGGCGGCCGCCTCGCCAGCTTCCTAAACTCTCTCTTCAGCCAATCATcgctgaagaagaagaagaaatcgtCCAAATCCTCCGCCAAGGATTTGGAAGAGGAGAGCCCCGGcgggaggaggaagaggaggagcaGCATCAGCCACTTCAGAATCACGAGCACCGCCAAAAACGCCGCCGCCGCGGAGATCGGATCTGGATTTAGAACTCCGCCGCCTTACGTGATCACTCCGACGAAATCGCACAAGGAGCTGGCGAGATTCGCAGATCAGCATCATCAAGTAGCTTCCGTGCCGATGAAAGGGACGAGTTTAAAGCAGAGTTTGGAGAAATTGAGGGTTTCTGAGAAgatgaatttgaaaaaaatgagcGAAGAGGAGGATGGGGCGGAGAGTGATTCGAGTTCGGATCTATTTGATTTGCCTAATCATGAATTGGATTTCTTTTCGAGTAGCTTGCCTGTTTATGAGACTACTCATATGGAAAGTATTAGAATTGGAACGCCTATATCCAGCGCaacataa